Below is a window of Diaminobutyricibacter sp. McL0608 DNA.
GGATCGCACGCTGCTGGCGTCTGATCTCGACGCCAACTGGGAGATTCTGGGCGAAGCCATCCAGACCGTCATCCGGGCCGAGGTGTCGGCCGGCCGTTCGTCGATCGCAGACCCGTATGCGCTGCTCAAGGAGCTGACCCGCGGCAAGCGCATCGGCCGCAGCGATCTCGTGGAGTTCGTGCAGCGACTCGACATCGGCGACGCGGCGAAGGCGCGCCTGCTCGAGCTGACACCCGGCACGTACACCGGCGTCGCGTCGAAGCTCGTCGACCGGCTCGACGCGTAACCGCGGTCTCCCGCCCCGAGGGCGTCACCTCCGGACGAAAGCGTCCCGCACACTTGGCACCCTCGGCCGGAACGGGCACACTCGGCCCGCGCCGCGCGACGTCAGTGCGTGGAGTCGTCTCCGCGGTTCTGCTCCTCGAGGTCGCTGACCTCTTCAGCGTTCGGCTTGAACGCGAGCGAGAACATCGCAAGACCGACGAGCGAGACGATGAACGCGATGCCGAGGGCGATCGAGGCGAGGAGGAGCTCCCGTGTCGACATCAGCACGATCAGGCCGACGAACACGGCGAGGATCGCCGAGATGACGAGCAGCTCGACCGGCCGGAAGCGGTCCTTACGGGTCGGCTGGTGCACTGCGCCGGTGGCGGAGGAGTTTGCGGGCACGTTGGAATCCTTCTTGCGGCTCATGAACCGCTCTCCATGGGGCGCTCGGTGGGGGTCGGATGCTGCGCCGCCCACTTGAGCGAGAATCCGCCGATTCCGAGGTAGACCCCGAGGATCACGGCGTAGGCGCCGAACAGGCCGACGGCGAGCACCGAATCCGACGGGATGAGCAGGAAGACGATCGCCAGCACAGCGGTGAACGCGCCGACGACGATCCAGTCGCGCGCCGAAGAGTCTTTCGACCGACTGCGCAGACCGCAGTAGAGCTCGAGGAATCCGGTGAGGGCGGCCCAGACGCTGACGAGGTAGAGGAAGAGGCCGAGGCCGCTCGACGACAGCGCGAGCGCAAGGACACCGGCGATGACGCCGATGACGCCCTGCGCGACGAACAGCCGACGAGTCGTGCGATCGGGGACGGTGCGGAGGCTCAGGATGCCCACCAGCAGCCCCTCGACGACCGCGTAGACGCCGAACACGATGAGCCCGAACGTCGCGGAGTGGTTGGCGGTGAAGGTGATGACACCGGCTGCGACGAGCGCTACGACCGCCCGCGCGACGGGGACGGCCCAGTACCCGGATGACTTCTGGGCGGTGGGGGCGGCTGCCACTCGGCGACCTCTTTCATTGGGCGGTGGAACCTACCCAGTTTAGTCGGCGTTGTCTGCGCGTTTGCCGCTTGCCCGATACCAGGCTCAGGATGCGGCATCCGGTTCGCCGGGGACCGGCCCGTCCGCCTCGTCGGTCAGTGGCAGGGGTGGCGCCGGGGCGAAGTTCTTCGCAATGTAGAACATCACGATGCTCGCACCGACGAGGGCTGAACCGAGGAACGGTGAGTACACGCTGATTGTGCTCAGCAACGTCGTCAGGACGCTGACGAGCGCCCCGTCGACGCCGGTGGGCCCGGATCCGTCGCCGAATCGTGCGTATGTGATCCCCGGAATCGCATAGCTCAGGATCAGGCTGGCGACGAGAAGGCCGATGCCCAACCAGAGGACGACTTTCGGGCGAAGACGTGGCACGGGCGTACTCCTTCATCGGAGGGGACGTGGACTGATCGACCGACTGATCGACCCAACCCTAGGGGTTGTCTCAGATGGGCGCCATGTCGGTGAAGCGCGAGTAGTGGCCCTGGAAGGCGACGGTCACGGTGCGTGTCGGGCCGTTTCGGTGCTTGGCGACGATGAGGTCGGCTTCGCCCGCGCGCGGGTTGTCCTTCTCGTACGCGCTTTCGCGGTGGAGGAGGATCACCATGTCTGCGTCCTGCTCGATCGAGCCTGACTCGCGGAGGTCGCTCAGCGCGGGAAGCTTGTCCGCGCGCTGCTCGGGTCCACGGTTCAGCTGCGACAGCGCGATCACGGGGACCTGGAGTTCTTTGGCGAGAAGCTTCAGAGCACGCGAGAACTCGCTGACCTCCTGCTGGCGGCTTTCGACTCGCTTGCCGCTCGTCATGAGCTGGAGGTAGTCGATGATGACCATCTTGAGGCCGACCCGCTGTTTGAGGCGACGGCATTTCGCCCGGATCTCGACGAGCGTCATGTTCGGGCTGTCGTCGATGTAGAGCGGCGCATCGTTGATGCGGCCTCGGGTGGATGCGATGGTCGTCCAGTCGCGGTTGTCGACCGTTCCCTTGCGCATGCTCTGGAGTGGCACGGATGCTTCGGCCGACAGCAGGCGCATCGCGATCTCACTGCGCCCCATCTCGAGCGAGAAGAAGATGGTCGCCATGTCGTGCTTGATTGCGGCGGCGCGGGCGAAGTCGAGCGCAAGGGTCGACTTTCCGAGTGCGGGGCGCGCGGCGACGATGATCATCTGGCCGGGGTGCAGCCCGTTGGTGAGCTCGTCGAGTTCGGCGAAGCCGGTGGGAACGCCGGTCATCGAGCCGTCTTTGTGCTTGGCTGCCTCGATCTCGTCGATGGCGACCGTCACGGCTTCGGTGAGGGGCACGTAGTCTTCGCTGTCGGTCGAGCCCGTGACGGCGTAGATCTCGGCCTGGGCGTTGTTGACGAGGTCGAGCACCTCACCCTCTGCGGCGTAGCCCATCTGCGTGATGCGGGTGCCCGCCTCGACCAGCCGGCGGAGGAGGGCGCGCTCCGCGACGATGGATGCGTAGTAGCCGGCGTTCGCAGCGGTGGGGACGAGGCCGGTGAGCGTGTGCAGGTAATCGGCGCCGCCGGCGCGGGAGAGTTCGCCGGCCTTGGTCAGTTCGTCGGTGACGGCGATGACGTCGGTGGGTTCGCCGTGCGAGTAGAGCGACAGGATCGCGTCGTAGATGATCTCGTGCTTGGGAATATAGAAGTCGGTGCCCCGCACGACCTCGACGACGTCGGCGACCGCGTCTTTGCTGAGGAGCATGCCGCCCAGCGCGCTCTGCTCGGCAAGAAGGTCGTGAGGGGGAGTGCGCTCCGTCTGCCTGTTCTCGCCTGGCTGTCGGTTCTCGGCCAGACCCAGATGGGCAATGGACACCCCGGCCTCCTTCTCGTCTTCGTCATCGCGCAGCGGGCGCGAGCCTGCCTTGCATACCCTCAGTGAACCGCGATCGAGCGGCCGTTCCCGGCGCCTCGCCGGACACGTCGATACTCCCAGGAGCCACCGACAGGCCTGACTCCTCGAATCGTTCTGTCCCCGCCGTGATCCGGCGTCGCCCAACACTAGGAGGAGCGCTCGGCGCGCCACAACTCAGCCTGTGGATAGGGATGTGGATAATCTGCGCGAAACGCCGCACTCCATGTGCACAACCTGTGGGCAACCTTGTGGACAACCAAAGAATTTCAGGGGTTATATCGACCCTGATCAGGTTTTTAGTTTCCCCCACCCTGTGT
It encodes the following:
- the dnaB gene encoding replicative DNA helicase, with protein sequence MSIAHLGLAENRQPGENRQTERTPPHDLLAEQSALGGMLLSKDAVADVVEVVRGTDFYIPKHEIIYDAILSLYSHGEPTDVIAVTDELTKAGELSRAGGADYLHTLTGLVPTAANAGYYASIVAERALLRRLVEAGTRITQMGYAAEGEVLDLVNNAQAEIYAVTGSTDSEDYVPLTEAVTVAIDEIEAAKHKDGSMTGVPTGFAELDELTNGLHPGQMIIVAARPALGKSTLALDFARAAAIKHDMATIFFSLEMGRSEIAMRLLSAEASVPLQSMRKGTVDNRDWTTIASTRGRINDAPLYIDDSPNMTLVEIRAKCRRLKQRVGLKMVIIDYLQLMTSGKRVESRQQEVSEFSRALKLLAKELQVPVIALSQLNRGPEQRADKLPALSDLRESGSIEQDADMVILLHRESAYEKDNPRAGEADLIVAKHRNGPTRTVTVAFQGHYSRFTDMAPI
- a CDS encoding HdeD family acid-resistance protein; amino-acid sequence: MAAAPTAQKSSGYWAVPVARAVVALVAAGVITFTANHSATFGLIVFGVYAVVEGLLVGILSLRTVPDRTTRRLFVAQGVIGVIAGVLALALSSSGLGLFLYLVSVWAALTGFLELYCGLRSRSKDSSARDWIVVGAFTAVLAIVFLLIPSDSVLAVGLFGAYAVILGVYLGIGGFSLKWAAQHPTPTERPMESGS